Part of the Mycoplasma mycoides subsp. mycoides SC str. PG1 genome is shown below.
ATCTTAAAGCATCAGCTGAATATAATTCAATGATTTTAACTGGATCAATTATATTTCCTAAAGATTTACTCATTTTAGTATTTTTGTTTAAAATTCATCCGTGACCTAATAAATGTGTGGGTTGTTTTAAATTTAAAGTTTCTAACATTACTGGTCAATAAATTGAGTGAAACCTAATAATTTCTTTTCCGGCTAATTGTAAAATTTCACAATCATCATTTTGTCAAAACTTTTTAAACAATGAGTCATCTTCTTGAAGATATCCTAAAGCTGTAATATAGTTACTTAAAGCATCTAATCAAACATAAATTATATGTTTTTGATCTTGAGTAATCGGAATTCCTCATTTAAAATTTACTCTAGTTATTGATAGATCTTTTAACCCTGGTTCAACAAAATTTTTTAACATCTCATTTCTTCTATATTCAGGAATTAAGAACTCTGATTTTAAAATATTTTGCACAAATTCTTGAAACTGACTAACTTTTAAAAAGTAAGTATTTTCATTAACTAGTTGTGGTTTTGTGTTTGAAATTTTACATAATCCATTTTCATCAATTTGTTCATTAGTTAAAAACTCTTCACAACTAACACAATATATTCCTTCATATTGTCCTTTATAGATATATCCTTTTTCTAATAAAATAGTAAAGATTTTTTGAACAGTTTTTTCATGATAATCATCTGTAGTTCTAATGAATTTATCATAGTCAATATTTAATTTAGTTCATAAATCTTTAAAAGCTTGTACTTTAGGATTTAGATATTCTAGTGGTGTTAGATTAGCTTCTTTTGCTTTGTTTTCAATCTTTTGACCATGTTCATCACTACCTGTTAAAAAGAAAGTTTCATAGCCTTGTTCTTTTTTATATCTATTTAAAATATCAGCTAGTGTTGTTGTATAAGCATGACCTAGATGTAAATTACCACTAGGATAATAAATTGGTGTGGTTATATAAAATTTCTTCGACATATATTAGTCCCTTCATAAGTATTATTGTATCAAGAATATTTTTTATATATTTTTATATATTTGAACCTGTTTAAAATATATTGTAAGTAATTAATATTTAAAGTATGAAAAATTAAGTTTTTTTGATAAATTATGTACTAATTTTAGATATTTTAGCTATATTGTTATAATATTTTCGAAAAATTTTTTGTAGGTATATTTTTATGAAAAAAGCAACTAAATTATTACTTTCTATCTTACCAATTTCATCAATTAGTTTTTTAAGTGTAGTTTCATGTTCAACAAGAAATTCAAATGCAAAACAACCAGATAAAAAGCCTGAAAAACCAAATGAAAAAGGACCAATAATTCCTAAAAATCCAGATAACAAAAAACCTACTAATAACAATAATAATTCAAACAATAATTCTAATTCTAATAATAACAAACCTGGTTCAACTGTTCCAAATGAAAATAAAGATCCATCTAAATCAGAAGAAACACCAGAAAAACCTGAAAGAGATCCTAAAAAACCTGATAAACAACCTCAAGGTGATGATCCTAATAATCATCAACCACATAATAATCAACATGCTGATCAGCCTAATATAAATAAAGACGAATTTGCTGATCTAGACAAATTACCTAAAGAAATCTCATTTGAAAGGTTTGATTTTTATACATCAAAAGATGCCACAACTGCACTAAGTCATTTAAGAACGGATGGTTCAGTTATTAAAATTATTTTTTCAAACACTCATAGAAATATTTTTGGAAAATATAATATTAATTTAGAATTAGATGGAAATGAAAAAGAAGATGTTAAAAAAGGCTTGATAGATAAAGTAAAAGTTAAATTTACTAATAAAAAAGATAAAAAATCTAAAATTATTGAGTTTACTTTTACTGGTTTTAAAGTAATTCAAAAAAGTCCTGATAAAGAAAATAAAAATAGCAAAAAAAATTATATAAAGAAAAAAGAAAAAATAGATAATAAGTTAACCGGTTTATATCCATCATTAGTTGCATATATGATTATGTATACTCAAGAACCTAAAAATTATAAGAATTTAATGCAAAAAGATTCAATAAATTTTGAGGAACTAGAAAATAATAACCCTAACCTATTTGCAGACCCAGAAATTAATCTTAATGTTGTTGCATTAAAAGACTTATTGCTTGAATATAATAGAGAGTTAGGAAAACTTTATAAAGATAAAGTAATTGCCGTTAGTTATGATGATGTTAATGGTAAATTAGGTTTAAAATTGTTAATTGAAAATAGAGAAGAAAACGATACAATAGCTAGCAAATATTCAGAAACTTTAGAGTTTGATTTTGTAGGATTTAGAAAAATTGATTTAAAAAATCCAAATAAAAACGTATTATCTTTATTATTTCCACAAAATAATTTTAAAGATATGATTAAAAATAATGTTTTTAAAAAGAAAATAGAAGTCTTGAAATCGGGAAAACAAAAAGAAGATATGGTGTTGGTAAAAGAAGAGTATGCAAAACAACTAATTTTTAAAAATTTATTAGTTCAAATAATTGATAATGAAAATAATTTATATAGATCAACACAAACTTTGAGTCTTCAAAATAATAAAAAAGATAATTATACTTCTATATTAGGATTAGCTGGTGGAGGAACTTTATATCCGTTCCATACTATAATTAATAATAATTCAATTAAAAATATTTATTTAATGATTAATAAAGAAAAAAATAAAAAATATAAAGTAGCAATTAACTTTGAAGTTGATATTCCTATATTTGCATCAACAACTAGTGATTTAACTTTTCATGCAACAAGTGGTGATACAAATATATTAAAACTAGACATTACTACAAATGCTTTAATTGATTAATTATATATGTCATTAGAAATGAGAGATATATTATGAAAAAAGCAACTAAATTATTACTTTCTATCTTACCAATTTCATCAATTAGTTTTTTAAGTGTAGTTTCATGTTCAACAAGAAATTCAAATGCAAAACAACCAGATAAAAAGCCTGAAAAACCAAATGAAAACACTCCAAAAACACCATCAAAACCAGATGAATCAAAACAACCAGATAACAACAATACAAATCCAGGTGATTCAAATAATGGTTCGAATAACCCAGAAATTAAGCCTGATCCTAGTGAAAATCCACAATCAGACCAACCAATGGATAAACCTGATGAAAAAATTGACAAGCCAAGTCATTCAGATAAACCACAAGCAGATGATTCTAACAACAATAGAGACATTTTTTCTGACCTAGACAAAATATCTAAAGAAATTTCATTTGAGACATTTTCTTTTTATACTCAAAGAGATGCAGTTACTGCACTTGTTGATTTGCAAAAGGATCCATCAACAATTTATACAATTTTTTCTAAAGATTATAAAACTATATTTGATAAATATCATATTCAGTTCTTAGCAAACAATGAAGAAAGTGCTAATAATGAAAAGGGTCTAATTGAAAAGGTTAAACTTAAATTCACTCATAAGAAATTTGATCAATCAAAGATATTAGATTTTATTTTCACCGGATTTAAAAAGAATGAATATACTAGTATTACAAATAATAAAGAAAAATATATAACAAAAAGAGAAAAAGTAGAAAAAATAACAGATTTATTTCCATCATTAATAGGTTATGTGTTGTTATACAGTCAAGATCATAATCAATATAAGAATTTAATGGAAGCAAAAAACGTTATTAATTTTGAAGACTTAGAAAATGGTAATTCATCATTATTTATAGATAAAGCACCTTTGCTTAATGTTGCAACTATTAAAGATTATCTATTTGAATTTAATCCTGAATTAGGTAAACTTTATAAAGAAAAAATAACAGCAGTTAAATATGATGATTACAATGGTATTCTAGGTGTAAAACTAGAGATAGAAAATAGAGATTTTGATCCTAAAACTACAAAAGAACCAATCATAGAAAAAGAGTTTGTTTTTGATAATTTTAGAAAAGTGAATATAAAAGATAATGAAAAGAATCCACTATCTTTATTTTTAACTCAAGACAAATTTAAAGAAATGACAAAAAGCGGATTATTAAAAACTAAAATACAAGAACTTAGATCTTCAAATAAGTTAGAAAAAAAGGAACTACTTCAAGACAAAAAAATAGACTTTCTTAAACAACAAATATTTAAAAACTTATTAGTAGATATAAATGACAATTCACATAATATATATAGATCACAATCAACTTTAAGTTTAGGTTCTAATAAGACTTATAAATCAATTTTAGGTCTAGCAGGTGGTTTTTCAATTTATCCATTCCATACTTCAATTAATAAAGACTCAATCAAAAATATCTATTTATCAATTAATAAAGATGAAGAAAATGTACATAAAGCAATAATAGAATTTGAAGTTTACATACCTGTTTTTTCTACAGGATTTAGTGATCTAAAATCTTATGCAACAAGCGGAGATGAAAAATATTTAGTTTTAAAAATTGTACAAACTACTTCAATTCAATAAATTTATATAAATACTAAAAAAACTTAGACCCCCCCGCTACCATAAACACGGACTAAAATTTTTCAATATTATAACAGGATTGTTTTCTGAATTGTACAGGAGACAATCCTTTTAATTTTTCTTTTATTCTTATGTTGTTATATCAATAAATATATTTATGAATTCTTTTAGTTAACTCTTCTACTGAATTATATTTTTCACCATAATAAATTTCTTGCTTTAATAAACCAAAGAAGTTTTCTATAATAGCATTATCTAAGCAATTACCTTTTCTAGACATACTTTGTGTTATGTTATTTTCTTCTAGTTTTTTAGCTCAACTAATGTGCTGATAATGAAATCCCTGATCAGAATGAATCAACAAACCATTTGTATTTTTAACATTTTTAAGTGCTTTGTCTAGCATTGAATTTGTTAGGTTTAAGTTAGGATTGGTTTGAATTGAATATGAAATAATTTCATCATTGTAAAGATCAATAATTGGTGATAAATATAACTTTTGACCATTAACTTTAAACTCTGTTACATCAGTGCATCAAAGTTTGTTTGCTTGTAAAGAATGAAAATTTCTTTTTAAAACATTATCTGCAATTTTTCCAACAGTTCCTTTATAAGAACTATATCTTCCATTTTTTGTTCTAAATTTAATACACTGAACTCCAAGCTCTTTAGTTAACCTTAAAATCTTTTTGTGATTTACAATATATCCTTTTGATTTTAAGGCCATTTTTAGCCTTCTATGCCCATACGTTTCAAATGATTTGCTAAAAATGTCAACAATCATTTCCTTTAATTCTTTATCTTTATCTATTGTATTTTCTAACTTATGTTTTCATTCATAAAAAGACGATTTAGGTAATTTAGCTATTTTTAAGAGAATAGGAATCTTAACTTTTTTATGTGTTTTTAACAATTCTAAAACTACTTTTGTTTTTTCCTTGTTGATTTTTCTTTTGTCAACAAGGTGTGGAACTTTTTTCAGAATTCAGCCTCCAACTTATAGTATTCCACTTGTTCTTTTAATTCTTTAATTTGTTGTTCATTATTGATTTTTACTTGTGATTTCTTTATTTTAGCTGGTTTTTTATTAGGGTTTTTCATAATTTTCTTAGGTCTTCCTATATTATTATTTAACCCTAAAAATCCATATTCTCTATATTTTTTAACTCAACCAGCTATAGTTGATGAATAAATAATATTAAACTTTTTTGCGACTTCATCATATGAGTGATTAGTTTCAAGTTTATATAATACAATTTTTAGTTTTAGCTTTGCACTATAATAAGGCTTTTTTTCCTTATTAATTAGCCCTTCTATTCTAAACGCTTCAAATCTATTAACTAAACTTTCTACAGTATCAACTGAAATATCATATTTATTTGCTAAATAAGTACTCTTTTTAATATTAAGTTTTTTAGCTTCTTTAACAATTTTTAACTTTTTTTCTAAATTTAATTTAGACATATAAAAACCCCATTTCCTGGATTTTAGTCCGAAATATGGGGTTCGGGAGAGACTACATCTAGGTTTTTTTATTTTCTATTTATTATTTTTTAAATATTCTAATCCGTTTTGATAGCTTAACAAAAGTATGTCGTGTTTTAAATTATTATCTTTAGCATAATCTAAAATAGTTAAAATTCTTTCATTTTTACTTAGTTTTAATTCAGTATTTCTAGCTAATCTTTTAAGATCATCTTTTATAAAATTACTATTTAATCTTTTAATTATTTGATTTTTATAATTATTTAATTCATCTAAATTAATATTATATTTATGATTTAAAACTAAAATAACTTCATTTAAATAATTATTAACAAATTCAACCACTTTATCATTTTTTAAGGCTTGATAAACATATAAATACTTGTTAAAACTAAAGTTTTTAAAAACAAACCAAGCTAAAGAACAATGCAAAGCATTTAACATATAAATCTTTTTAGTTATTTGTATATCAAAACTAGTTGTATAAGTTAAGTTAGGTACTTGTTTAAAATCACTTGGTAATTGAGTTTTATCAACAATTCATAAATAATAATCTTCACATTCTAAATAATCATTTAGAATGTTTTTATTACTAACTATCCTATCAACTAAAACATCAACAAAATAAATATTATTGTTTAAATTAGAAAAATAAGACTTAAATAAGCTACTAACTCTAATTCCATTTTCACAACACATAATAATTAGTTTTTGATTATTTTTGATCTTATAATCTATTAATTGATTAACATAATAAATAATATGTTTTAAGTTTTTAATTCCAATTGAAATAGTTAATAAACTAACTTCATTTCAAGTCTTTTTATAATTTATAAAATCAGTTAATAGTCAAGCTGAAATGTTAGTTATACTTATTTTTTTACTATCTGAAGTATGTATTTTAATTAATTTCTGAGTATTTATTTTATTAACAATATCAATATTGTTATCAACAAAATAAATATGATCAACAATAGAGCTTAAAATTGGAGCAATAAAACCACAACCGATGTTTCCTGCTCCAAAGTGAATTAAATTCATCTATTTTCTTTTATTACTTTTTAATCATTTAACATAAACAAAATCTAGTAATTGAATAACAAGTTGAGCTTTAATTGAATTAATACTTCACAACTCTGATTCATCAGTTTCAAAATATAAATACTTATCAAATAAACTAATCATTGAACTTTGTTTTGGACCAATTCCTATAATTTTTACTTTTTTATTTAATGATTCAGCAATCTTTTTAATATATTCATTTTCACCAGATATTGTAATTAAAATTACTAAATCATCAGGTTTTATAATATTTAAATAAGTTTTTATAGAAATATAATCTGATTCACTAATTGCATCTTTTTGATACCAACGTAAACGTTGAATAAAATTTTTTGAAACATTATATGAAAGGTTAAAAGCAAATAAATAAATTTTATTAGCTTTATTAATTAAATTCACAACTTCATTAATTGGTTGAGTTTTTAAATTAATTTGTTGTTGTTTAATTGAGTTTAAAAGTATTTCAAAATAATCGTTATAAAATTTTGCTTTATCATCAATTCTTGAACTAATTGGAATTAATTCATTATCTATAATGATTGAATTTGAAATATCATTTAATCTGAATTTTAATTCATTAAAACCTTTTAAGTTAAGTTTTTCAGCAAATCTTGTAATTTTATTAGGACTTGTATTACATTCTTTAGAAATTGCTGTGATTGTTAAATTTTTAATATTAGTATAGTTTTTTAATAAATAAGTACCAATATTTTTGTAATCTTGACTACAATCTGTTTTAATAAAATCTTTAATTTTTGTTAGTAAATCTATTGCCATGTAATCACCCTTAATATTGATACTTATTATTAATTATTGTTTTGTACAAAAACTTATAACTTTATCTATTGTTGGATTTTTTAATAAGTCATTAAATAAATCATCATTCATAGCATTAATTGCGATATTTTGTAACATATCAATTTGATCTTCTTGTTTTAATGCTAAACCTATAACTAATTGTACTTCAGAATTATCTCAAATAAGTGGTTTTTGTAAGTGTATAACAACGATTAAAGAGTTTTTTAAACTCAACATACCCTCATAAATTCCATGAGGAATTGCTATTTTGCTTCCAATATTAAAAGAACAATCTTCTTCTCTTTTATTAATAGAATCAATATATTCTAAACTAACATTTTCTTGTTTTAAAAGTTCTTTTAAATAATCTAGACATTCTTGTTTTGAATTGAATGTTTTATTTAAATATATTTTTTTATATATGTTTTTAGTTTCTAACATTACATTACTTGACCTCCTGTAATGTTAATCGATTGACCTGTACAATAACTAGCTTTTTCTGAAATATAAAATAATAAAACATTTAAAACATCTTCAAAACTACACCCTCTTTTTAAAGGAACTTTACTAATATAGTATTGTTTAACTTCTGATTCTTTAATATTTAGTTTTTTAGCATATTGTGGGATTAAACCTTCAAACATTTCTGAATCTAAAAAATTACCTAGCATTAGTGAGTTAACTCTAATATTATGTTCAGCTAAATCTAAAGCTATACTTTGAGTTAATCCAACTCCACCAAATTTAGCCGCTGAATAACCTGAATTATATTTAGAACCAACTCTTCCTGATTTTGAATTAATTTGAATTATATTACCTTTTGTATTGTTTTTAATCATTATTTTTGCTGCTTGTTTTGCTGTTAAAAAATATCCATCTAAATTAATTTTTAGACTTGTAATAAAGTCTTGATATTCAAATGAAGTAATTTTTGCTGACTTTGCTCATCCTGCATTATAAACTAATGTATCAATTGTTTTGTATTTATTTTCGATCTCGTTAAATACATTAATTACATCTTTTTCATTGGTCAAATCACATACAAAAGTATCAATTTGATGATTTTCTTCTTTTAATTGATCAAGTTTTTCTTTATTCAAATCTAAAACAACAACTTGATAATTATTTTTATCAAGACCAAGTGCTAGAAATTTACCTAAACTTTTAGCTCCACCTGCAACAATAGCAACTTTTTTCATTATTTTTCTTCCTTAGTTTTTTGTTTTTTATTTTCAATTAATTCATATAAATCATCATATGTATTTTTACCAATAAATTGTTCAACAGGATATATTAAAGCGTTTGGAGCTTTTTGAGATGCAAAATCTTTAAAACTTTTCATAGTTATAACAATATCATATTCATCTTTTAAATCTTTAACTGCTATATTTGATACTTGAATATCATAATTATTGTTGCTAACTCATTTTCTAATTAAACCAGCAGCCATTGCAGAAGAACCTACCCCTGCTTCACAACAAACAACAATTTTTTTAATATCGTTATTATTTTTTATTGTTTTTTGATCCAAGTCTTGCTCATTAAATTCAATACCTTCATCAGTGATTTTAAATCCTTGATTTGATTCAGATTGTAAATTTTTTCTATTTTTTAATAACAATAAAACACTAATTCCAAATGCTATTAATGTACCAACAACAAATGACAATAAATTAATTAATAACGCATGTGTTCCATTAGATAAAGCAATTAGTGAAATCAAACTACCTGGACTTGGAGTTCCTATAGTTCCTCCTCCTAAATAAGAAGTAATAAATTGTGCACCAACTACACCTAGCATTGTTGCTAATAACATTTTTGGTTTTTTAATAATAAATACAAAATATACTTCATGAATTCCACCAATTGTATGAATTAATGAACTAGCCGTTGCGTTATATCTATCTTCTTTTTTAGTAAAAATAATATAAGCTAATAATAAATCTAAACCAGGACCAGGATTTGGATCATATAAGAAAAAGATTGATCTAGGGTTTGCAACTCCATTAGATCTTTGAATTTGAATTTCATTATAACCAATAGGTCCTAAAACACCGTGATTTAAAGCGTTATTTAAAAATGATACTTTAATTGGTTCAGTAAAAAAACCTAATAAAGGAGCAACTCATTTATTATCTCCAAATAATTTAATAATTGAGATCATTACAAAAGTAATACCCCACATTATTCATCCTCAGCTTCAAAATACAACTAAACCTAGTAATATAGCATAAATTGCTAATCCAAAATTTTTAACTAGCATTTCTAAGCCCGGATTAATTTTATGTAAATATAATTTTTCTACTTTTTTTAAAAATAATGCTGATAAAGGTCCAACTATCATAGCACCAATAAATTGGTTTGGTGAACCAGGATGAACCCATTTATCTCCTACTTTTTGTCAAATATAATGACTATAAATATGATCAGTACCAGTAATTGTTGCAACTATAATAAAAGTTGCAATCATTCCACCTCTTAAACCATAAACTAGTCTACCACCATTAAATGCAATTAATATTGGTAAAAGTCATTTAATTTCTGGTTCAACCAATCTTCCTAACATTGGTACATCAAATCAACCTAGTTTTTTATTATGATCAAAATCATATAAAAACATAGCTGTTCAAAGTCCTCAAGCTAGTAAAACACCAATTGATGGCATAATCATACCAGCCATAAAAGACCCAGTTTTTTGAACTTTAAGTTTAAATTTATTTGCTCATTCTTTGTGAGTCATCTGAACTTTTGAGTTCATCAAACATTCATCTCCTAAGATTATATTAACTCAGGTTGTAAATATTTACAATATGCTGTAAATATTTTTATATCGGCAAATTATTCAAATAAAAAAGCGCTTTTGGCGCTGCTATTATATTTTTATTATATCTATATTATATCTATATTATTTCTTTTTATGATTTATTGTATCTTGATGTATCTTATTGTATCTTTAGTATATCAGTATTATATCGCTTCCTTCTATTATTTTGATATATAAAAAAGATATGTTATTTATCAATGCGTATTCAATAACCTGTTTTGTTTGAACCAATTCTTTTTAAAATATTCTTCTTAACTAGTTTTTTAACTGTTCTTTGCATTGTTATTCAAGACATATCAAATTCATCAGCCAATTCTGTTAATGATGAAATCTTTTGATTTTTATCACAATAATTTAAAATATCTTCTTCTAAAGAAGATAAATTCATATTTTCTACTATATCTTCTGTTTTAATTTCTACACTATTACTATTTTCATGAACACTCAAAAACTCATCATCAGTTTTTTTCTATAAAAGCTAAAAGTAAATCCAAAATTAGAAATATCATATGAATATTTAATGTTGTACTTATCACATAAACTAAATACAGTTTGAAAACCTGTTCCAAAGTTTTCTACAAGATTATTTTTATATAATGTAGTAGCTATAAGTGGATTCATTGGCTTAGATGAAATTTTACCTTCAGCAAAATTTGCTGGAATAGTATTTAATGGAAAATGACCAGGATTATAAATTCTGACTTCACTTGGAAAAATTGATATTTCGTTATAATCACCACTAGTTATTCTCATATGAACAAAACTATTAACGATAATTTCACGAATTGCTTTAACTGGAATTTCTGGACGCGGAACTCTTCTTAAATCTTCATAAACATAGACCTGATTTATGTTTTTTAGTATGTATTCAATAGATCTGTCAATACATTCAAAAATATTTCCTTCAAATCTAATATTATCAATAAGAGTTATTCTTTCATCTGTTAAAAACTTACCTAGTTTTACAGTTAATGGTTTATTTTTTGAAAATAAATAATATCCGGCATTATTTAGTTTATCATTTTCCATTAGATCTAATTTTATTAGCGCTTCTTTGGTTGAGTTAAAAATATAATTAAACTTTCCTAGATCATATGCCTTTCTTACATAATTTATTAAAAGATTTTCATCAACTTCATCTTCTCCATACTTTGTTATTTTTTTCTCAAGTTAAATTAGTAAATTCATTGGTTTGAAATAATTTTCTAAGTTCATTATTGTAAATAATTTGATCTTGATCATCAACTCTTGTGTAATATTTTCCATATGCTGAATACGGTCTTTCAGCACCATTTACTTCTATAGAAATATAATTTAAATCGTCCTGTTTTAAAACAACAACATTAGGATGTATATTTGGTTTTATATGATTTTTTATTTCATTTGCAATATCAGTTGTAGTTGTTTTACCAATTTGTTGACCAACAATTGTTCCATCATTTTTAATTCCAAAATAAAGAATACCATGGCCATTTTTGTTTAGCATTGCGCACAGTGAAATTACAGCTTCTTTTAGTTCTGCTGCACTTTTTTTAAATTCTACTTGCTCACTTTCTCTGTTAAACATATATAACCTACCTCATTAATTATTTATTTTAAATAAGCATTTTACTATATCTTTACTATACCTTTATTATATCTTTAATATATCAATATTATATCTATAAAACTTTTATTATATCTTTTTATATCGACTTAAACTATACAAACAGAAGCTATATCCATCACCAATAACAACCCTTTAAAAAATATAGTATATTCTACAAACTTGTGATAAACTAAAATTGCTGGCAACAGCAAACTTTGATATTAATCTTTGTTTTTAAAAGGTTATTATCTATTTAGCTAAAGTCTGATTTATTAAACATGCAAAAAAGCTGCCCTTATGGCAGCTTTTTTGCTTTATATTATTTTATTAAATTATTCAATTACGTATGGTAATAAAGCCATTTGACGAGCTCTTTTAATTGCTAAAGCTAATTGTCTTTGATCTTTTGGAGAAGTTCCTGTAATTCTTCTTGGTAAAATTTGACCATTAGGTGAGATGAATTTTTTTAGTAATTCAATATCTTTGTAGTCGATGTATTTAATATTGTTTTTTTGGAAAAAATTAACTTTTTTTCTTTTTTTAATTTTTTTAACTTGCATGAAAACTATACCTTTCTACTTATTCTCATAAAATTGAAAGTTCATCATCATCTGAAACTACTAAATCGTCAAATGATGAATCGCTATTTTGTTGAGTAGGTTGGTTAGGTGTGAAATTATCGTTTTGTTCAGTTGTCATATTATTTCTATTTTTAGCTGGTTCTAAGAAATTAACTCTTTCAGCTAATACATTTACAATTGTTTCAAATTTACCATCAGGTGTTTGATTGTTTCTAGTTGTAATTCTTCCTTCAACTGAAATTAAACTTCCTTTTGATAAATACTTAACCATATTTTCAGCAGTTCTATCAAATGCAGAACAAGGTATATAATTAGTTTTTTCTTCTTTGGTTGAAAATTCAGAAACAGCAACTGTAAAAAAAACAAACTTAGATCCGTTTTTTGCTACTCTTAATTCTAAATCTCTTGTAATTCTACCTACCAAATTTACTCTATTCATAATTTCCTTAATTATTTGCTTTCTTTTACAGCAGCTTCTTCTCTTTTAATAAATGGCTTTCTAAAGTTTTTCTTTTCACGTTGTTCTTCTTCATATTTAGTCATATCAGTTTTTGAAAGAACAACTGATTGTTCATAATTTTGGATGTTTTCTGTATTTAAAACTAGTGTTCTAACAACGTTTTTATCAATTTTTGCAATACGTTCAAATTCTTTAATTGCTTGAGTTGTAGCTTC
Proteins encoded:
- a CDS encoding MurR/RpiR family transcriptional regulator — translated: MAIDLLTKIKDFIKTDCSQDYKNIGTYLLKNYTNIKNLTITAISKECNTSPNKITRFAEKLNLKGFNELKFRLNDISNSIIIDNELIPISSRIDDKAKFYNDYFEILLNSIKQQQINLKTQPINEVVNLINKANKIYLFAFNLSYNVSKNFIQRLRWYQKDAISESDYISIKTYLNIIKPDDLVILITISGENEYIKKIAESLNKKVKIIGIGPKQSSMISLFDKYLYFETDESELWSINSIKAQLVIQLLDFVYVKWLKSNKRK
- a CDS encoding PTS sugar transporter subunit IIA is translated as MLETKNIYKKIYLNKTFNSKQECLDYLKELLKQENVSLEYIDSINKREEDCSFNIGSKIAIPHGIYEGMLSLKNSLIVVIHLQKPLIWDNSEVQLVIGLALKQEDQIDMLQNIAINAMNDDLFNDLLKNPTIDKVISFCTKQ
- a CDS encoding ATP-binding protein; this encodes MENDKLNNAGYYLFSKNKPLTVKLGKFLTDERITLIDNIRFEGNIFECIDRSIEYILKNINQVYVYEDLRRVPRPEIPVKAIREIIVNSFVHMRITSGDYNEISIFPSEVRIYNPGHFPLNTIPANFAEGKISSKPMNPLIATTLYKNNLVENFGTGFQTVFSLCDKYNIKYSYDISNFGFTFSFYRKKLMMSFWVFMKIVIV
- a CDS encoding single-stranded DNA-binding protein, whose product is MNRVNLVGRITRDLELRVAKNGSKFVFFTVAVSEFSTKEEKTNYIPCSAFDRTAENMVKYLSKGSLISVEGRITTRNNQTPDGKFETIVNVLAERVNFLEPAKNRNNMTTEQNDNFTPNQPTQQNSDSSFDDLVVSDDDELSILWE
- a CDS encoding mannitol-1-phosphate 5-dehydrogenase; translation: MNLIHFGAGNIGCGFIAPILSSIVDHIYFVDNNIDIVNKINTQKLIKIHTSDSKKISITNISAWLLTDFINYKKTWNEVSLLTISIGIKNLKHIIYYVNQLIDYKIKNNQKLIIMCCENGIRVSSLFKSYFSNLNNNIYFVDVLVDRIVSNKNILNDYLECEDYYLWIVDKTQLPSDFKQVPNLTYTTSFDIQITKKIYMLNALHCSLAWFVFKNFSFNKYLYVYQALKNDKVVEFVNNYLNEVILVLNHKYNINLDELNNYKNQIIKRLNSNFIKDDLKRLARNTELKLSKNERILTILDYAKDNNLKHDILLLSYQNGLEYLKNNK
- the rpsR gene encoding 30S ribosomal protein S18; translated protein: MQVKKIKKRKKVNFFQKNNIKYIDYKDIELLKKFISPNGQILPRRITGTSPKDQRQLALAIKRARQMALLPYVIE
- a CDS encoding PTS transporter subunit EIIC, encoding MNSKVQMTHKEWANKFKLKVQKTGSFMAGMIMPSIGVLLAWGLWTAMFLYDFDHNKKLGWFDVPMLGRLVEPEIKWLLPILIAFNGGRLVYGLRGGMIATFIIVATITGTDHIYSHYIWQKVGDKWVHPGSPNQFIGAMIVGPLSALFLKKVEKLYLHKINPGLEMLVKNFGLAIYAILLGLVVFWSWGWIMWGITFVMISIIKLFGDNKWVAPLLGFFTEPIKVSFLNNALNHGVLGPIGYNEIQIQRSNGVANPRSIFFLYDPNPGPGLDLLLAYIIFTKKEDRYNATASSLIHTIGGIHEVYFVFIIKKPKMLLATMLGVVGAQFITSYLGGGTIGTPSPGSLISLIALSNGTHALLINLLSFVVGTLIAFGISVLLLLKNRKNLQSESNQGFKITDEGIEFNEQDLDQKTIKNNNDIKKIVVCCEAGVGSSAMAAGLIRKWVSNNNYDIQVSNIAVKDLKDEYDIVITMKSFKDFASQKAPNALIYPVEQFIGKNTYDDLYELIENKKQKTKEEK
- the srlD gene encoding sorbitol-6-phosphate dehydrogenase; amino-acid sequence: MKKVAIVAGGAKSLGKFLALGLDKNNYQVVVLDLNKEKLDQLKEENHQIDTFVCDLTNEKDVINVFNEIENKYKTIDTLVYNAGWAKSAKITSFEYQDFITSLKINLDGYFLTAKQAAKIMIKNNTKGNIIQINSKSGRVGSKYNSGYSAAKFGGVGLTQSIALDLAEHNIRVNSLMLGNFLDSEMFEGLIPQYAKKLNIKESEVKQYYISKVPLKRGCSFEDVLNVLLFYISEKASYCTGQSINITGGQVM
- a CDS encoding AlbA family DNA-binding domain-containing protein; amino-acid sequence: MFNRESEQVEFKKSAAELKEAVISLCAMLNKNGHGILYFGIKNDGTIVGQQIGKTTTTDIANEIKNHIKPNIHPNVVVLKQDDLNYISIEVNGAERPYSAYGKYYTRVDDQDQIIYNNELRKLFQTNEFTNLTWEKNNKVWRRWSWWKSFNKLCKKGIWSRKV